The following proteins are co-located in the Haloplanus sp. HW8-1 genome:
- a CDS encoding transcription factor S → MEFCDECGSMMQTEDDTWVCTQCGFEKQRDVETEAEMVTTQAQEESEIIESGGGSSGLPTTSADCPECDNDTAYWYMQQIRAADESETRFFVCTECEHKWREDDH, encoded by the coding sequence ATGGAGTTCTGCGACGAATGCGGATCGATGATGCAGACCGAGGACGACACGTGGGTCTGTACGCAGTGTGGCTTCGAGAAACAGCGCGACGTGGAGACCGAAGCCGAGATGGTCACGACCCAGGCCCAAGAGGAGTCGGAGATCATCGAATCCGGCGGCGGTTCGAGTGGGCTCCCCACGACGAGCGCCGACTGTCCCGAGTGTGACAACGACACGGCGTACTGGTACATGCAGCAGATCCGCGCGGCCGACGAGTCCGAGACGCGCTTTTTCGTCTGTACCGAATGCGAACACAAGTGGCGCGAAGACGACCACTGA
- a CDS encoding TspO/MBR family protein, which produces MVSLRSTVRRLPDDHPLGALVLAVLVVELAGASGAVFTLRGLSAWYGTLARPAFAPPNWVFGPVWTALFALMGVAVWLVWCRVDDPPPTGRRARIAIAVFAVHFVCNVGWSAAFFGLQSVTLGLAVIALLWASIVVTIGTFDRVDRRAALLLLPYLAWVSFAAYLNYRFWALN; this is translated from the coding sequence ATGGTCTCGCTCCGGTCCACGGTTCGGCGACTCCCCGATGACCACCCACTCGGCGCACTAGTCCTCGCCGTCCTCGTGGTCGAACTCGCCGGCGCCTCGGGCGCCGTCTTCACCCTTCGCGGACTCTCGGCGTGGTACGGGACGCTCGCTCGGCCGGCGTTCGCCCCGCCGAACTGGGTGTTCGGGCCGGTGTGGACGGCGCTGTTCGCGCTCATGGGCGTCGCCGTGTGGCTGGTCTGGTGCCGAGTCGACGATCCACCGCCGACCGGTCGCCGTGCACGGATCGCCATCGCGGTGTTCGCCGTCCACTTCGTCTGCAACGTCGGCTGGTCGGCCGCGTTCTTCGGCCTCCAGTCCGTCACGCTCGGCCTCGCCGTCATCGCCCTCCTCTGGGCGTCCATCGTCGTCACCATCGGGACCTTCGATCGAGTGGATCGACGCGCGGCGCTCCTCCTCCTCCCGTATCTCGCGTGGGTGAGTTTCGCCGCCTATCTGAACTATCGCTTCTGGGCGTTGAACTGA
- a CDS encoding methyltransferase domain-containing protein, whose amino-acid sequence MILLVRGDREYLRAPGEELQTDLGVLTVPEDVEPGQRLETHLGEEFVVREPRGPDLFDHFERTGAPMMPRDVGLVIGMTGAAADDRVLDAGTGTGVLAAYLGRVGASVRTYEQDAEFAEVARENMRLAGVEDRVDVRTGDVTTELGDLADEAAFDLLTLDTADAPTVVRRVPDLLVSGGFVVVYSPFVEGTRDAVDAAEAVGLTDVTTHETIQRRMQFDDRGSRPDTRGVGHTGYLTVARLL is encoded by the coding sequence GTGATCCTCCTGGTCCGCGGCGACCGGGAGTACCTCCGGGCGCCCGGCGAGGAACTCCAGACCGACCTCGGCGTCCTGACCGTCCCCGAGGACGTCGAACCCGGCCAGCGGTTGGAGACACACCTCGGCGAGGAGTTCGTCGTCCGGGAGCCCCGCGGCCCCGACTTGTTCGACCACTTCGAGCGGACGGGTGCGCCGATGATGCCTCGGGACGTCGGACTCGTGATCGGCATGACGGGCGCCGCGGCCGACGACCGCGTCCTCGATGCGGGGACCGGAACGGGCGTCCTGGCGGCGTACCTCGGCCGAGTCGGCGCGTCGGTGCGGACCTACGAGCAGGACGCCGAATTCGCCGAGGTGGCGCGCGAAAACATGCGCCTCGCCGGCGTCGAGGACCGCGTCGACGTGCGGACCGGCGACGTGACCACGGAACTCGGCGACCTCGCCGACGAGGCGGCGTTCGATCTCCTCACCCTCGATACGGCCGACGCACCCACGGTCGTTCGCCGGGTGCCGGATCTTCTCGTCAGCGGCGGCTTCGTCGTCGTCTACTCGCCGTTCGTCGAGGGGACGCGCGACGCCGTCGACGCCGCCGAGGCGGTCGGGCTGACCGACGTGACGACCCACGAGACGATCCAGCGCCGGATGCAGTTCGACGACCGAGGATCGCGGCCCGACACCCGTGGCGTGGGTCACACCGGTTACCTCACCGTCGCGCGCCTGCTGTGA
- a CDS encoding nascent polypeptide-associated complex protein, translated as MFGGGGMNPRKMKQMMKQMGIDVTELDAEEVVIRTADEELVFPDAQVTRMDAQGQETYQVVGEPESRDPSGAAGAVEAGGEETDDGAPTDESEIPEDDVELVATRAGVGKSEARDALEAADGDLAAAIARLE; from the coding sequence ATGTTCGGTGGCGGCGGTATGAACCCGCGAAAGATGAAACAGATGATGAAACAGATGGGCATCGACGTGACGGAACTCGATGCCGAAGAGGTCGTCATTCGGACGGCCGACGAGGAACTCGTCTTCCCTGACGCGCAGGTGACGCGCATGGACGCACAGGGCCAGGAGACGTATCAGGTCGTCGGCGAACCGGAGAGTCGCGACCCGAGCGGCGCGGCCGGCGCCGTCGAGGCCGGTGGCGAGGAGACCGACGACGGGGCGCCGACCGACGAGAGCGAAATCCCCGAGGACGACGTGGAACTCGTGGCGACCCGTGCCGGCGTCGGCAAAAGCGAGGCCCGTGACGCCCTCGAAGCCGCCGACGGCGACCTGGCGGCGGCCATCGCCCGACTGGAGTGA
- a CDS encoding methyl-accepting chemotaxis protein translates to MTWVPSVVTDSYLKRFAAIVAVVLVVVAGVGVFFQGQVAAELRHEQQAELRTIAELEANAVGEWVDRNSENTRLLSEFREIETDDRRQIGATLDSELDRMPESTQSIHYVNLNSNTIVESTDNDRIGASVGDMQWARGSLEDSYHRDSTSVAVSRAYRQGNVTLIAFVSRVAGTEKAIMVTVDANERAAEFRTPTESGFTQVVDGEGAVSLAEDDEVVLQEYGHGMGHVQMAREGKTGTMDMDDTNMVVGYAPVPVEGANWVVVTHAPRSEMYALAGVVTRDFTVLVGISLAGFLLIGATLGRNTVNALDRLTRDAEAITRGDLDTEIESTDRDDEIGQLVDAFVDMKAYLSTVAAQADAVADQRFDAEVLDEDVPGTFGETIARMSEDVERAQKEAERARRDVEDLNTALEEQADSFGKTMSRAAAGDLTQRMDADGRSEVMNGIADSFNDMMTEIETTLGRIREFADEVAVASQQVTTSAEEVESASADVSESIQEISAGAERQDERLTTVSGEMQSLSGAIEEVASSADEVAATAERAAETSEAGSDAAMDAVDELERIETRAQETATEVTALAEEVAEIGDIVDMIADIAEQTNMLALNASIEAAHADGDGDGFAVVADEIKVLAGEASDATERIDRRIADVQDTADGTVDDMDRMRERVVDGSETIDDALTSLDDVARQVDELNTGVREISAATNDQAESTEDVVSMLDEVAELADRSSAEAANVSAAAEEQTSTLADVSESARSLSEQAESLRDLLSEFDVETTTSAGEPAGVTDDRPTAADGGPDR, encoded by the coding sequence ATGACGTGGGTTCCGTCAGTCGTCACCGACAGTTACCTGAAACGATTCGCGGCGATTGTCGCGGTCGTGCTGGTCGTCGTCGCCGGCGTGGGGGTCTTCTTCCAGGGGCAAGTCGCGGCCGAACTCCGCCACGAACAGCAGGCGGAACTCCGGACCATCGCCGAACTCGAAGCCAACGCGGTCGGAGAGTGGGTCGACCGCAACAGCGAGAACACGCGGTTGCTGTCCGAGTTCCGAGAGATCGAAACGGACGACCGCCGCCAGATCGGCGCCACGCTCGACTCGGAACTCGACCGAATGCCCGAGTCGACCCAGTCGATCCACTACGTCAACCTCAACTCGAACACCATCGTCGAGAGCACCGACAACGACCGGATCGGAGCTAGCGTCGGGGACATGCAGTGGGCGCGTGGCTCCCTCGAGGATTCCTACCACCGTGACTCCACGTCGGTTGCCGTCTCCAGAGCCTATCGACAGGGCAACGTCACGCTCATCGCGTTCGTCAGTCGGGTCGCGGGGACCGAAAAGGCGATCATGGTGACCGTCGACGCCAACGAGCGAGCCGCCGAGTTCCGGACGCCGACGGAGAGCGGCTTCACGCAAGTCGTCGACGGCGAGGGCGCCGTCTCACTGGCGGAGGACGACGAGGTAGTGCTGCAAGAGTACGGTCACGGCATGGGTCACGTCCAGATGGCTCGGGAAGGTAAGACCGGTACGATGGATATGGACGACACGAACATGGTCGTCGGTTACGCGCCGGTCCCGGTCGAGGGTGCCAACTGGGTCGTCGTCACGCACGCACCGCGCTCGGAAATGTACGCGCTCGCTGGCGTCGTCACCCGCGATTTCACCGTCCTCGTCGGTATCTCGCTCGCCGGCTTCCTACTGATCGGGGCGACGCTCGGCCGAAACACCGTGAACGCGCTGGATCGCCTGACCCGCGACGCCGAGGCGATCACCCGCGGTGACCTCGACACCGAGATCGAGTCGACGGATCGCGACGACGAAATTGGCCAACTGGTCGACGCGTTCGTCGACATGAAGGCGTACCTCTCGACGGTCGCGGCCCAGGCCGACGCCGTCGCAGACCAGCGGTTCGACGCCGAGGTCCTCGACGAGGACGTGCCGGGGACGTTCGGCGAGACGATCGCTCGGATGAGCGAGGACGTCGAACGTGCACAGAAGGAGGCCGAACGGGCACGCCGCGATGTCGAGGATTTGAACACCGCCCTGGAGGAGCAGGCGGACTCGTTCGGCAAGACGATGTCCCGCGCCGCGGCCGGCGACCTGACCCAGCGGATGGACGCCGACGGTCGGAGCGAGGTCATGAACGGTATCGCCGACTCGTTTAACGACATGATGACGGAGATCGAGACGACGCTGGGACGGATTCGCGAGTTCGCCGACGAGGTGGCCGTGGCCAGCCAGCAGGTGACCACGAGCGCCGAGGAAGTCGAGAGCGCGAGCGCGGACGTGAGCGAATCCATCCAAGAGATCTCGGCCGGTGCCGAACGGCAGGACGAGCGGTTGACGACCGTCTCGGGCGAGATGCAGAGCCTCTCGGGAGCCATCGAGGAGGTCGCGTCGTCGGCCGACGAGGTGGCGGCGACCGCCGAACGGGCGGCCGAAACCAGCGAGGCTGGCAGCGACGCGGCCATGGACGCCGTCGACGAACTCGAACGGATCGAAACCCGGGCACAGGAGACGGCGACGGAGGTGACGGCTCTCGCGGAAGAGGTCGCCGAGATCGGCGACATCGTGGACATGATCGCCGATATCGCCGAACAGACGAACATGCTGGCGCTCAACGCCTCGATCGAAGCCGCCCACGCCGACGGTGACGGCGACGGCTTCGCCGTCGTCGCCGACGAGATCAAGGTCCTCGCCGGAGAGGCATCCGACGCCACCGAGCGGATCGACCGCCGTATCGCCGACGTACAGGACACCGCCGACGGCACCGTCGACGATATGGACCGGATGCGGGAGCGCGTCGTCGACGGGAGCGAAACCATCGACGACGCGCTCACGTCGCTCGACGACGTCGCCCGACAGGTCGACGAACTCAACACCGGCGTCCGCGAGATCAGCGCGGCGACGAACGATCAGGCCGAGTCGACCGAGGACGTCGTCTCGATGCTCGACGAGGTGGCCGAACTGGCCGACCGGTCGAGCGCCGAGGCGGCGAACGTCTCCGCCGCCGCCGAGGAGCAGACGTCGACGCTCGCGGACGTCTCCGAGAGCGCGCGGTCGCTCTCGGAGCAGGCCGAGTCACTCCGCGACCTGCTGAGCGAGTTCGACGTCGAGACGACCACCAGCGCCGGGGAACCGGCCGGGGTGACGGACGACCGTCCGACCGCCGCCGACGGCGGCCCCGATCGATAG
- the pglX gene encoding BREX-5 system adenine-specific DNA-methyltransferase PglX, with protein MTDHVSHERTAQLDEAEREHLEEIVAEMRDRVEANVEYQLTRRGLDDAPENHDALDDEPRKLVEAIELEAVDGESWTEAVDQYVTGVGYTIVNRLAALRCMEVRNFLDEEVTVFKGDGLTPAAETLVHEQFLLEDEAILTAYHDACDDLAAEIEILFDRSSSYSLLDPDGDTFEELCGLLDEVPDEVWRADDVLGWVYEYYNRPVVEALDAKNTLEPEDVGPANQFYTPHWVVRMLADNSLGKLYLESVGRESAVPDPEARSPEERKERLATPEDAPTVPELCTYLIPEEGGREAPEFDHPSDLRVVDPACGSGHFLLYAFDILERIWWAETDLDRGEIPAKILEHNLYGVDIDLRSCQLSAFNLYLKGRTRAEAESEDFEMPTLGVVCADARVAEVEAAAGVLDDITGEGTDVRAALDGVIEEFQTTDALGSLLDVQGALEDEFETGQADVMAWDDDAPQTLHAFLKELRAAVADRTSDSFGEQNLRSFLNLLVVLTQDYDVALMNPPYGSGGRMPNDVQEYITDHYDYTTEYYINFFEACDRLVKRDGRTGLLVPRSFMFKTSLQQFREDFIGGRGSFDFLAEYGIGVLDDATVRTAGMVVRSESTENSEGTFIRLEDVETDRKERVFLRAAFLESQRGDVQRRYTCTLSEFQKVPGSPLSYWVPTELRSLYEADSVLDADNSSTTGRDTYGVIKQGLATADDSRFVRDFWEAQSEGWPPFAKGGADAWILPRVKKTVLWGDSGTEIKRYWGSRPQNTQYYFNEALTYTLIKESGRRFGYLHPSSVFGHMGSALLPTRRIWNGLAYANSQLFTYLMLAQTTERNWEVGLVSNVPWLSALAEHDDLAALSREAVGHLVSKRQYDFVSPHYDGPILLDVLGVGDPLPQHEHPHRELRDELELDDPPETVSVDASLDELGVAAARHLERIEANLQACADAIDEAVFDCFGIADDRRETVFQEIALRTIEDPREHEEYDPESITEPTDDFPEMVKDLLLHLAIRVVAEQDDGIVPFSDVGSEGGLLAHIEAAFDRLFGDRATDRLAEVDRILGSESAAQEAYPNLRTWLEDDLFDHHVSTFDRTPILWRLTTERLVSDSEGEGFGCLVDYHQLDAGVLDRLRNHYLEPRKALLRERRGAANRRRSDGALSATERSEAAEAYTRCESGLEQIAVFEDRLADLAQSEPRDWPAENRQVARAAAERVAEFRERTASRLETLAELAALPDVDMGDLFSPSFYETVKENREEWLDALDALETAFEAYAAAGDEPVEAHLYDLFEYYDDLVGSTHYASNGILFTTYYYDQFEDAGQAQIGEGGVSARQRLCAKLASGLDEYEALATEIGDACDEIANDISSDWVDRALSEITTEGYQPNRKHGVEINITPLVEAEIVPEVVDDDVL; from the coding sequence ATGACGGATCACGTCTCACACGAGCGGACGGCACAGTTGGACGAGGCCGAACGCGAACACCTCGAGGAGATCGTCGCCGAGATGCGTGATCGCGTCGAGGCCAACGTCGAGTACCAACTCACACGGCGGGGTCTCGACGATGCCCCCGAAAACCACGATGCGCTCGACGACGAACCGCGGAAACTCGTCGAAGCGATCGAACTCGAAGCCGTCGACGGCGAGTCGTGGACCGAAGCCGTCGACCAGTACGTCACGGGCGTGGGCTACACCATCGTCAATCGCCTGGCCGCGCTGCGGTGCATGGAGGTGCGGAATTTCCTCGACGAGGAAGTCACCGTCTTCAAGGGCGACGGCCTGACTCCGGCCGCCGAGACGCTCGTCCACGAGCAGTTTTTGCTGGAGGACGAAGCGATCTTGACGGCCTACCACGACGCCTGTGACGACCTCGCCGCGGAGATCGAGATCCTCTTCGACCGCTCGTCGTCCTATAGTCTGCTCGACCCCGACGGCGACACCTTCGAAGAACTCTGTGGGCTGTTGGACGAGGTGCCCGACGAGGTCTGGCGGGCCGACGACGTCCTCGGATGGGTGTACGAATACTACAATCGACCGGTCGTCGAAGCCCTCGACGCCAAGAACACGCTCGAACCCGAGGACGTGGGACCGGCGAACCAGTTTTATACCCCCCACTGGGTCGTGCGGATGCTCGCCGACAACAGCCTCGGCAAACTCTATCTCGAGTCGGTCGGTCGGGAGTCGGCGGTCCCCGACCCGGAGGCTCGCTCACCCGAAGAGCGCAAGGAGCGCCTCGCCACGCCCGAGGACGCGCCGACCGTCCCCGAACTCTGTACGTATCTCATTCCCGAGGAGGGCGGTCGGGAGGCCCCCGAATTCGATCACCCCTCGGACCTTCGCGTCGTCGACCCCGCCTGTGGAAGCGGTCACTTCTTGCTCTATGCCTTCGACATCCTCGAACGCATCTGGTGGGCCGAAACCGACCTCGACCGGGGTGAGATTCCCGCGAAGATCCTCGAACACAACCTCTACGGCGTCGACATCGACCTCCGGTCGTGTCAGCTCTCGGCGTTCAACCTCTATCTGAAGGGCCGAACCCGCGCCGAAGCGGAGAGTGAGGACTTCGAGATGCCGACCCTCGGTGTCGTGTGTGCCGACGCCCGCGTGGCCGAAGTCGAAGCGGCGGCCGGAGTCCTCGACGACATCACGGGCGAGGGCACCGACGTTCGGGCGGCCCTCGACGGCGTCATCGAGGAGTTCCAGACCACCGATGCGCTCGGCAGCCTCCTCGACGTGCAGGGGGCACTCGAAGACGAGTTCGAGACGGGCCAGGCCGACGTCATGGCATGGGACGACGACGCGCCCCAAACGCTTCACGCCTTCCTGAAGGAGTTGCGGGCGGCCGTCGCGGACCGCACGTCGGACTCGTTCGGCGAGCAGAACCTTCGAAGTTTCCTGAATTTGCTGGTAGTGTTGACACAGGACTACGACGTGGCGTTGATGAATCCGCCGTACGGTTCCGGGGGACGGATGCCGAACGACGTACAGGAGTATATCACCGATCACTACGACTACACGACCGAATATTACATCAACTTCTTCGAAGCCTGTGACCGCCTCGTCAAACGGGACGGACGAACGGGGCTGCTGGTTCCACGGTCGTTCATGTTCAAGACGTCCCTCCAGCAGTTCCGGGAGGACTTCATCGGGGGCCGTGGGTCGTTCGACTTTCTCGCGGAGTACGGCATCGGCGTTCTGGACGACGCGACGGTTCGCACGGCGGGGATGGTCGTCAGATCGGAGTCCACCGAGAACTCCGAGGGGACGTTTATCCGACTGGAGGATGTCGAAACGGATCGGAAAGAACGTGTCTTCCTGCGCGCTGCCTTTCTCGAAAGCCAACGGGGGGACGTACAACGACGATACACGTGTACCCTCTCCGAGTTCCAGAAGGTTCCGGGCAGCCCCCTTTCCTACTGGGTTCCAACGGAACTCCGGTCCCTATACGAAGCGGATTCGGTCCTCGATGCCGACAACTCGAGTACCACCGGTCGGGACACGTACGGCGTCATCAAACAGGGCTTGGCGACTGCAGACGACTCGCGGTTCGTCCGTGATTTCTGGGAGGCACAGTCCGAGGGCTGGCCGCCGTTCGCGAAGGGAGGTGCGGACGCGTGGATACTCCCCCGAGTGAAGAAAACCGTGCTCTGGGGAGACAGTGGGACAGAAATAAAGAGATATTGGGGATCGAGGCCACAGAACACACAGTATTATTTCAACGAGGCACTCACCTATACGCTCATCAAGGAGAGCGGTCGTCGATTCGGGTATCTCCATCCCAGTTCCGTCTTCGGCCACATGGGTTCCGCGCTCCTCCCGACCCGACGGATCTGGAACGGCCTGGCGTACGCGAACAGCCAGTTGTTCACGTATTTAATGCTCGCCCAGACCACGGAACGAAACTGGGAGGTTGGCCTCGTTTCGAATGTTCCGTGGCTGAGTGCGCTGGCGGAACACGACGATCTTGCAGCCCTCTCCCGCGAGGCCGTCGGCCACCTCGTCTCCAAGCGCCAGTACGACTTCGTCTCGCCACATTACGACGGTCCGATCCTTCTCGACGTTCTCGGCGTCGGCGACCCGCTCCCACAGCACGAGCATCCCCACCGCGAACTCCGGGACGAACTCGAACTCGACGACCCCCCAGAGACCGTCTCGGTAGACGCTTCGCTGGACGAACTCGGTGTCGCCGCCGCACGACATCTCGAACGCATCGAGGCGAACCTCCAAGCGTGTGCGGACGCCATCGACGAGGCGGTGTTCGACTGTTTCGGCATCGCCGACGATCGGCGCGAGACGGTGTTCCAGGAGATCGCCCTCCGGACCATCGAGGATCCCCGCGAACACGAAGAATACGACCCCGAATCCATCACCGAACCGACCGACGACTTCCCGGAGATGGTCAAGGATCTCCTGCTCCATCTCGCGATTCGTGTCGTCGCCGAGCAGGATGACGGCATCGTGCCCTTTTCCGACGTCGGCAGCGAGGGCGGCCTCCTCGCGCACATCGAGGCGGCCTTCGACCGCCTCTTCGGTGATCGGGCCACCGACCGCCTCGCGGAGGTCGACCGAATTCTGGGGAGCGAGTCGGCGGCCCAAGAGGCCTATCCGAACCTCCGAACGTGGCTCGAAGACGACCTCTTCGACCACCACGTCTCGACGTTCGACCGGACCCCGATTCTGTGGCGGTTGACGACCGAACGCCTCGTATCCGACTCCGAGGGCGAGGGCTTCGGCTGCCTCGTCGACTACCACCAGTTGGACGCGGGCGTCCTCGACCGCCTCCGGAACCACTACCTCGAACCGCGAAAGGCCCTGCTCCGGGAGCGGCGAGGCGCGGCTAACCGGCGGCGTAGCGACGGGGCGCTCTCGGCGACCGAGCGGTCCGAAGCCGCCGAGGCGTACACCCGCTGTGAGAGCGGCCTCGAACAGATCGCCGTCTTCGAGGATCGACTCGCCGACCTGGCACAGTCCGAGCCACGCGACTGGCCCGCGGAGAACCGGCAAGTCGCGCGTGCGGCCGCCGAGCGGGTCGCCGAGTTCCGAGAGCGGACGGCATCGCGGCTGGAGACGCTGGCAGAACTGGCTGCCCTTCCGGACGTCGACATGGGCGATCTGTTCAGCCCCTCGTTTTACGAGACGGTCAAGGAAAACCGCGAGGAGTGGCTCGACGCCCTCGATGCCCTCGAAACCGCCTTCGAGGCCTACGCCGCAGCCGGGGACGAACCGGTCGAGGCACACCTGTACGACCTCTTCGAATATTACGACGACCTCGTCGGCTCGACACACTACGCGAGCAACGGCATCCTCTTTACGACGTACTACTACGACCAGTTCGAGGACGCCGGTCAGGCGCAGATCGGCGAGGGCGGCGTCTCGGCGCGGCAACGGCTCTGTGCCAAACTGGCGAGTGGTCTCGACGAGTACGAGGCGCTCGCGACCGAGATCGGGGACGCCTGCGACGAGATCGCGAACGACATTTCTTCCGACTGGGTCGATCGCGCACTCTCTGAGATCACGACCGAGGGGTATCAACCCAACCGCAAGCACGGCGTCGAAATCAACATCACGCCGCTCGTGGAGGCCGAAATCGTCCCCGAGGTCGTCGACGACGACGTTCTGTAG
- a CDS encoding creatininase family protein, whose amino-acid sequence MYIADETWPALGDYFTDESLALVPLGSTEQHGPHLPLATDHLIAEAYAREAAERTGYLCTPTINVGVSPHHRQFNGTMWVDAPQFRDYVESFTRNLAYHGIDRVIYVNAHGGNVDHLREVGRRLRDDEELYAVEWMWNDSIPDLVDDLFEQNGPHGGPKETAMIQHLRPELVREDRLADARDGGVPDVEAAETIKHGARTFYDAADNTGNGVLGDQTDATAEKGAEMFEAATDQLCQLCDWIDAQAFEDLMPKPHV is encoded by the coding sequence ATGTACATCGCAGACGAGACTTGGCCGGCACTGGGTGACTACTTCACGGACGAGTCGCTGGCGCTCGTCCCGTTGGGCTCGACCGAACAGCACGGCCCACACCTCCCGCTGGCGACCGATCACCTGATCGCGGAGGCGTACGCCCGCGAAGCCGCCGAGCGCACCGGTTACCTCTGTACGCCCACGATCAACGTCGGCGTCAGTCCTCACCACCGCCAGTTCAACGGGACGATGTGGGTCGATGCCCCCCAGTTTCGGGACTACGTCGAGTCGTTCACCCGAAACCTCGCCTACCACGGCATCGATCGCGTGATCTACGTCAACGCTCACGGCGGCAACGTCGACCACCTGCGCGAGGTGGGGCGTCGACTCCGCGACGACGAGGAACTGTACGCGGTCGAGTGGATGTGGAACGACAGCATTCCGGATCTGGTCGACGACCTGTTCGAGCAGAACGGCCCCCACGGCGGGCCGAAGGAGACGGCGATGATCCAGCATCTCCGCCCCGAGTTGGTCCGCGAGGATCGGCTGGCGGACGCCCGCGACGGCGGCGTCCCCGACGTCGAGGCCGCGGAGACGATCAAACACGGCGCCCGGACCTTCTACGACGCCGCCGACAACACCGGCAACGGCGTTCTCGGCGACCAGACCGACGCCACCGCCGAGAAGGGTGCCGAGATGTTCGAGGCGGCGACCGACCAGCTCTGTCAGCTCTGTGACTGGATCGACGCGCAGGCGTTCGAAGACCTCATGCCGAAACCGCACGTCTAA
- a CDS encoding tyrosine-type recombinase/integrase: protein MSDELEPIEPDEAVQMYLQERRPEVTSSTLQSHEYRLKHLLRWCEQEGVDNLNDLSGRDLHRYKLWRQEDGDLTKASLKTQMDTVRVFVRFCESIDAVLPQLHEKVLSPTLSGSDNQRDVMLESERADEILGHLRRFEYASLEHVLLRLLWRTGVRAGGVRALDVDDYDPDEERLKVQHRDETPLKNKEDGERYIALTTETCTVVEDWLAYERPDVVDDEGREPLLATKQGRPHISTVRDIVYRWTRPCQYGSGCPHDRDPDECEAGKHGHASKCPSSVSSHAVRRGAITHFLTEDVPEKVVSDRMNVSQEVLDEHYDRRSEEVKVEQRREYLDGM, encoded by the coding sequence ATGTCCGACGAACTCGAACCCATCGAACCCGACGAAGCCGTACAGATGTACCTGCAAGAGCGTCGTCCCGAAGTCACCTCATCGACGCTCCAGTCCCACGAGTACCGCCTCAAGCACCTCCTCCGCTGGTGTGAGCAGGAAGGCGTCGACAACCTCAATGACCTGTCCGGACGTGACCTGCACCGCTACAAGCTCTGGCGACAGGAAGACGGTGACCTGACCAAGGCGAGCCTGAAGACCCAGATGGACACGGTGCGGGTGTTCGTCCGTTTCTGCGAATCCATCGACGCCGTCCTGCCTCAACTCCACGAGAAGGTACTGTCCCCGACGCTCTCGGGGAGCGACAACCAGCGCGACGTGATGCTCGAAAGCGAGCGAGCAGACGAGATCCTCGGCCACCTACGCCGCTTCGAGTACGCCTCGCTGGAGCACGTCCTCCTCCGTCTCCTCTGGCGCACGGGTGTCAGAGCGGGCGGTGTTCGGGCGCTCGATGTCGACGACTACGACCCCGACGAGGAGCGTCTGAAGGTTCAGCACAGGGACGAGACGCCGCTGAAGAACAAAGAGGACGGCGAGCGATACATCGCGCTGACTACCGAGACCTGCACCGTCGTCGAGGACTGGCTCGCGTATGAACGTCCAGACGTTGTCGACGACGAGGGTCGAGAGCCGCTACTGGCGACCAAGCAGGGTCGTCCCCATATCTCGACGGTGCGGGACATCGTGTACCGCTGGACGCGACCCTGTCAGTACGGGAGCGGCTGTCCCCACGACCGCGATCCCGACGAATGCGAAGCGGGGAAGCACGGGCACGCGAGCAAGTGCCCGTCATCCGTCTCTTCGCACGCCGTCCGTCGCGGGGCGATCACGCACTTCCTGACCGAGGACGTGCCTGAGAAGGTCGTCAGTGACCGCATGAACGTCAGTCAGGAGGTACTGGACGAGCACTACGACAGACGGAGCGAGGAGGTGAAGGTCGAACAGCGACGGGAATATCTCGACGGAATGTAG
- a CDS encoding aminopeptidase, whose protein sequence is MTDAERPLDVYADLTLDVGETTVSIRGYGDLVVVRAPSLRAVRALASGASRVPVFDGLSRADVTLDVRVRGHSVARAGPGHDPGHLSRVLGVDPARISPGGVVLSLFD, encoded by the coding sequence GTGACCGACGCGGAGCGGCCGCTCGACGTGTACGCGGATCTGACCCTCGACGTCGGCGAGACGACGGTGTCGATCCGCGGGTACGGTGACCTCGTGGTCGTCCGGGCACCTTCGCTCCGGGCGGTGCGGGCACTCGCCAGCGGCGCCTCTCGAGTCCCCGTCTTCGATGGGTTGTCTCGGGCGGACGTGACCCTCGACGTCAGGGTTCGGGGCCACAGCGTCGCCCGAGCGGGGCCGGGACACGACCCCGGACACCTCTCGCGTGTCCTCGGCGTCGACCCCGCACGGATCAGCCCCGGCGGTGTGGTGCTCTCCCTCTTCGATTAA